The genomic region ACATATGTACATCTATATCAATGCAAACCATGTTTTGAAGTCCCCATAACTCTGAGCCATATAACATAATTGGCAtgatttttgcatcaaataatGTTCTTTATGGTACATAACTATAATTctgaaacatattaaaacatgcaaaagtACTCGTTTTGCCTTAATTGACATATGTTCAGCCATTTTATACAGATATAATGTACTTGAGAAATAAACACCAACATAATCAAAACCCTTTACAACATcaagtttaaattattatttgcataATACCAATTTTCATGTCTTGATAATTGTCCACCATTCTTGAATACCATAACTTTCATTTTGTCTATATTAACAAAAAGCTTGCATTCATTCCAAAAATcctgtaaaatatttaactgCCTTTGTAGGCCTACAACGGTGTCAGATACACATGcaatatcatctgcaaacataattaaaaatatttcaattatatcaGGGAAAAGTTGTAAACCTCTtacattgttgtttaaaaacaagctatgcagttcatttataaacaagGCAAACAATATTGGACTTGAACTACAACCTTGACGTAATCCTATTGGACAATCAAAAACATTGGAGAGTCTTGTTTTGGTCTTAACAACACCTTTAACAGAGGCATATATTGACTTAATTGTTCTATACAAACTCCAGTAAGATCACATGTATGTCTGAAGGCCCCAAAACACACAGTGCAGCCCATTAAATAAAGTCCACTTATATTGATTTGCATACCCTACAAGCTTCGAAGCAATTTACTAGAACTTTAACATTTAAGGAAAAAATATCTTTCATCAAAGAAGTCTGTACAGATTAATGTTTACTGTTGTACTTATTTCTGACAGAATTTCGTTTATTGACCTGGCTGGGAGTGAGCGAGCTTCAGACTCAGGGGATCCAGACAAACAGACGCGCATGGAGGGAGCAGAAATCAACCAGAGTCTTCTTGCAGTAAGgacttcatttttgttttggattAATAGAGCATTAAATTTGAAGGAAAGGTGCAGAAACCATGGTATTTCTGCCAtatgagatgatagttgatcactgtaaaacTATTAAGTAGTTAAAGCTTTATCACtcaaatctatgtttgttatcatgtgaatgtattgattttatatatgagtgtcacttttaattaaaagtcaATTTTGTTCTAATATAGCGCAAACAGGGGAAATCAAACCTTGAAGATGTTAGAATTCTaaacaaaaatcttaaatatgacacaataattttatataatcacTTGGTAATCTTTTTTGTTCGCTGTAATTCTTGTATAATCTCTTTCTTTGACACTTGTTTAGAGTTACCACCCTTGGCCACAGAGCAGGTAGGAATGGTGTagatgataaaaaaatgcaacagtTAAGATTACAGCAAACTATACCATTATTAACGATGATGGTTTTTTCAGCTGAAGGAATGTATCCGGTCAATTGACCAGGAGAGCCGTCACAAGCCATTCAGACAGAGCAAGCTGACACACATCCTCAAGGACTCGTTCATAGGGAATTCACGCACTTGCATGATTGCAAACATATCTCCAGGCAGCACGTCGTGTGAACACACTCTCAACACCCTCAGATACGCTGACAGGTAGGTTATACATACAATGATGTCAGGTTTGACATGCATGCATACTTGTTCAAATGGTTCAATGTTGGATATAAGGTTTTCACGGTACCAgagttttgatatttatatgatcgtattatatataaatttatgaaaaactcctaacaaaaatgattttgaaatttacatAGATCATCTTTTAGTAAAAATTAATCAGATTTAATAACAgacattaaattaatattgaagaTTTGTGAGCTTGTTTGAAGGAAATAACTGTACAAAGTGTGAAATGTATAACCTGATGTGTGCAGTATTGGTACTGTTCTCATCACTAGAAGTATATGATTTATCATCAGTGTATTgcaaaagataattaaataatgtcaCTACCTTCTTGTTGCAGGGTAAAGGAATTGCGTCGTTCCAGCCAGGGCAGCCAGCAGGCATCCTCAACACGGGGAAGCACTAACGTGGCTATGTCCAACATCCTGATGAATATCCCAGCCTCAGCCCCCTCCATCTTCCAGCCCTCAAACATCCTCTGCTCCTCCACACCCATGAGACAGAGCACCAAGCAGTTCACTAACCGTAACTCAAATGCTGATCTCCACCTTGACCCCAGTGAAACCCCTTTAAGAGGCCCTGGGGCGCGAAGGAAGACAGCCACTGTTGCTGGGAGGAGTGAAACACGCGCATCCAGTTCTGGGGCTAGGGCAAGCTCTGCAAGTGCTGTGCCCAGTGCCTCTGTGTCAAAGTCAAGTAATAAAGCTCCAATAACAAGACATTTTGCTCCAAATCTTGTCTCCAAGCAAAACATGTCTTCAAACAGTGAGTCTGATCAGACAGACACAGACTCTTGTAACGTGACAGGACCTCAGAAACCCGTGGCTCAAACGAGTGCATTCCAGCAAATGAAAAACTTTGATGTGAAGTCATTTAGTACAAAGACTGATAATCATGGAAAGAAAATAATCACACCTAGTCGTAACATCCCTCCCGTGATAAAGTCCTCAGACACAGACAATGACTTTCCAACCACTGATTTCAACAATGAAGAAGAGATGAATGATTTAAACCGCACAGATGGGAAGAGTGCTGTAGCTGCCAGCACACCAGTGTTCCCTGTGGGAGTTGGTAGGAAACCGGCCTCAACACTCGGTCAGCCCAGCTACCAGGGGGAAGTCCAAAACACTCCCACCACTCAGCCCAGAATGTCGGCTGTTTCTGCCAGTGTCCCAGTATTAAGAAAGAAAGTGTACAATGATGGTTCAAATAATACTCCGGCAGGTTTACATGATGACAGTGGTGAAGTGACTCTTCAGGAATATGATGCAAATAAATCGAGACCATCTTATGgtaatcaaaaacaaaatggtttacaaaGAACTGATGATTCCATCAAAGCAAAAAATGCTGCCTCCGGATCAAAAACTAAAGATATAGAGAAACAGAAGTCTGAAGTCACACGACCTCAGATAAGGATACCATCATCTTTATCCGACACTATAGAAGATGACTTGCTGTTTGATGCTCCGTCAATGGACCAGCGTAACTGGACACCGAGGACCCCTAGTGAGAACTCCGGAACTCAGCCCCGTATTCCCCAGGACCCATCTCTCCAGCCAGAAATCCCAGCCGTGCTTCCAGCCAAGAGCACTGAGCTCACAACGTTCTCCCAGTCCCCACGCTGGCACCTCAACAAAAACCAGAACCCTGTCACCCCTCCCCAGCCCCAGCAGGGATTCCGTCCTGATCCTGTCAGAACCATCCCCAAGACCAACAGTGAGAGAAATGATGGTAGTGTTAGGCCTTCAAGTGCAAAGGACAATAGTAGTGGGAAAACTCCTTTCCATGTGGTTCCAAAACAGAAAAGTAGTTACTTTCCTAACAGTTCTAATACTGCGGTTAGTAGTGGAAGGTCTGAGGCAAAACAGCAGCCATGCCTTAATATTCAGCAGGCAGAGGCTGGCAAGGAACCCATAAGTGCTAACTGGTTTGATACCCCAGCTGACTTTGAAACCCATTTGGCAAAATGTTCTGGTCAGAGACACTTTAACTCAAGTGATGTTAGTGATGCTGACAGTCTCTCACAGCATAGTGACAAGACTCCAGTAAGAAGTGAGAGGAGTAACCGAGTGACCACAGCTAGAGATGATGAGTACATGCACTTGCCTAGAAACTTGGACAAAAATCAGTCTAGCCACAGTGATAGTGGCATTGTATCTGTGGCCTCAGATAGTGCTCTACACAGCAGGGCCACTCAACACAGGCCCTTGACTAAACAAGAGAAAGAAACGACAAATTACCAAAACTCTGATTTTTCGCAGCCTGGTTACTTCAGTGACCAAGCTGGTAGAAATGTGTTCCAGTCTGTGAAATCACGTGTAGTACATTCTCCAGTGAACACACGACAGACAAACAACAGTTCTCCTGTGATAAAGGACTATGTGTCTCATTCTCCGGTGCCAGGTCAGGACAGTTATTGTAGAGACAAACGTGACCGAACTCTGTCAGACTCTGCTATTGATGCAGCGGCAGGTAATGGTGCATTGACAACAGAGAAACTGCAGGCAGGGGCATGCTTCTCCCCAATCCACCCCCAGCCTCTCACCACCAACAAGCAGACCAAGGCCACTGCCGTCCTCAGCAAGGACATTGTACATCCAACCCCAGTGAGCCGCCATTCCTCTGCCAGTGACAGGCCTGGGTCACAGAAAAGTGACAGTGATAGCAGTGAGACACTCGACCTCAAGTAGGAATTGTCTTCTCTCaaacattgattattttaaactgatttaaatttaacttattgtaaagtttgaaataagaatattaaagaaattgttaaaaattatgttGCCACAAAAAAATtctgatttgattttaaactcgccagattaatatttaaaattaatgttccTTCTTTCACTCAATCTctcatgtattgtatttattcatgttttgtaaaGTAAAAATCCTTGAACAGTAAGATTTTCCCACTTCAGATCTCAGCTGATCAGTTCCCACGAGGATCAACTGGCGACAGTGACCTCCCTTTGTAAACAGGAGATGAAACTGTTGCTGGGAGCCAAGGCTGGAAATAAGGTATGCAATACATGAGgacatgttattttttaatgcaGACCTGTAACATTCTGCTGGACAACATACTTTCTTTAAATTCCTTATTATTGATATACCACTGctttctatatttaaaatttaaaatacattgttatgAAACTAATCTTCATGAGTTACTTGTGTTATAAACGAAAAACACTAGGTTTACCAACTACATTGTCATTCCTGGTTAAGGAGTACGACTAGTGTTGTTTCCACTACATAATTATGCaaacaacatatcaatatttatgttaaaagcaaacatgaaaGAGATATCTCGCTGTATTATGTTTCAGTCATTTGGTGACTACATGGAGAAAGTTAGTGAGGTGTTAACTGAGAAGATGGCCGCCATTCAGCTGCTACAAGACCAGATCATGGCCTACCAGCTCAGCACACAAGATGCCAGTCTGTAGGAGCAAGATATCAGCTTGCAGGATACCAGTCTGTTGGGGCAAGATGTCAGCATCCAAGATGTCAGCCTGTAGGGGCGAGATATCATCATCCCGGATGCCAGCCTGTAAGGGCGAGATATCATCATCCAGGATGCCAGCCTGTAGGTGTGAGATGTCAGCATCCAGGATGCCAGCCTGTAGAGGTGAGATGTCAGCATCCAGGATGCCAGCTTTTAGAGGCATGATGTCAGCATCCAGGATGCCAGCCTGTAGGGGTGAGATGTCAGCATCCAGGATGCAAGCCTTTAGAGGCATGATGTCAGCTTCCAGGATGCCAGCCTGTAGAGGCAAGATATTAGCATCCAGGATGCCAGCCTGTATGGGTGAGATGTCAGCATCCAGGATGCCAGCCTTTAGAGGCGAGATACCAGCATCCAGGATGCCAGCATTTCGAGGAGAGATATCAGCATCAAGGATTCCAGCCTGTAGAGGTGAGATGTCAGCATCCAGGATGCCAGCCTTTAGAGGCGAGATGTCAGCATCCAGGCAACATCCAGGATGCCAGCCATAAGAGGCAAGATATCAGCATCAAGGATGCCAGCCTGTAGGGGCGAGATGTCAACATCCAGAATGCCAGCCTTTAGAGGCGCGATGTCAGCATCCAGGATGCCAGCCTGTAGAGGTGAGATGTCCACATCCAGGATGCCACCCTTTAGAGGTGAGATGTCTGCATCCAGGATGCCAGCCTGTAGGGTGAGATGTCAACATCCAGGATGCCAGCCTGTAGAGGTGAGATGTCAGCATCCAGGATGCCAGCCTGTAGGAGCAAGATATCAGCTTGCAGGATACCAGTCTGTTGGGGCAAGATGTCAGCCTGTAGGGGCAAGATATCAGCATCCAGGATGCCAGCTTGAGGCGAGATGTCAGCATCCAGGACGCCAGTCTGTAGGGGAGAGATGTCAGCATCCAGGATGCCAGCCTTTAGAGGTGAGATGTCAGCATCCAGGATGCCAGTCTGTAGGGGAGAGATGTCAGCATCCAGGATGCCAGCCTTTAGAGGTGAGATGTCAGCATCCAGGATGCCAGCCTGAAGGGGCCAGATGTCACagaaacaagtttaaaaatttcaaaacatgttgttttatcaaaattcaagttatttaaaagataatttGGAGGCAAATGTGCAGATAACACATCTTTGTTACCGGCAGATGAATAAATGTGGTAAGGCTATCGTCcatttatcactatcaaacaCCATgaactataatatatattgcaagTGTATTTTGGACCTTGTGACTTTGTTTTAGGAGCATTTcaattatacaaaaaacaatgaTTGTATCCATTCCTCATTGGGTCATAACTGTGATAACATcccatatatttaaacatgatacTCATAAGTGTAAATATTTGGCACTATTTTATTGTTCATCATTTGGATCCGTCCTCCCATTGAGTGCACTTTCCCCCTGATCATCATTTGGATCCGTCCTCCCATTGAGTGCACTTTCCCCCTGGTATATTTTACACCACCATGGGCTGTTACAATGTAGAATTAATAatgcatttcatattttttatattgttctaAGTATCTggtttataataatatgaaaattagATGCCTGGTGACTCCTTATTATTGTGAtatcatttaaagggactaatgtgaatgggaataacaTGTAAATATCATAACAATAAAGAGATTACAAACACCCTGGTTTGACCTCGAAACgttgatttcagttgaaataaaaaacaactagCAACACTGCTATGCGATGAAAACCAAGTTTTTTTAACATCTGTACAGATATGCTTTGGGCATATTAAATAAGTGACTGATAAGAATACAGATGGAGAAGGGAAACTGAAAGGTTTATATGCTCCCTTAAGGTAAAACGAGAGTGTCCATTTTGACTTAAGACCAtcagtgtgactttgaccttcaACATTCAGACATGAGTGTTGCTGGTGACACACTGCCCACCTGGAGACATACCCCAAACTTATAAcctagaaaaagaaaaacaggtTAACAATACAAACTTCCATAACTTGATCTGTTATTAGCCAGTGAGTAAAACCTTCGGAATGGAACCAACATTTCATGGGGTCATCATGCATCAAAGTTT from Mya arenaria isolate MELC-2E11 chromosome 3, ASM2691426v1 harbors:
- the LOC128228789 gene encoding uncharacterized protein LOC128228789 — translated: MGTLYECLREAKLERYYPSFRSHGITKSEALTRLTVNDCPAFGITSAEDKRRLVELISIVKAVHNTERDNYLSGPSAINRSVQNVKNKSARKRNRSPAQTPLQVAGKSFSATNDVRIRDRSHTSASSHQLSAAGASGLHFDSDDESTDSSTAESEEHSDYEPAVKHSVTTSVRELPGKVRKVPVEKVKHGAGYNYGVPGGSSTTARPKSRPGSSRLNVDRIKVCVRKRPLSKREVRSGEEDMVHAGSTTTIVVSEPKQAVDLTAYTLKHEFIFDEVFDEKCSNEDVYIRAARPLISCVFDGGSATCFAYGQTGAGKTHTMIGGRDVPGLYLLAAHDIFSIVESGQYGTGIKVWVSFFEIYCGQLFDLLNKRNRLHAREDGSNHVCIAGLTETEATDEQSLMQVLEYGNSVRSKGTSGVNPDSSRSHAILQMEIRDSTDRRLGRISFIDLAGSERASDSGDPDKQTRMEGAEINQSLLALKECIRSIDQESRHKPFRQSKLTHILKDSFIGNSRTCMIANISPGSTSCEHTLNTLRYADRVKELRRSSQGSQQASSTRGSTNVAMSNILMNIPASAPSIFQPSNILCSSTPMRQSTKQFTNRNSNADLHLDPSETPLRGPGARRKTATVAGRSETRASSSGARASSASAVPSASVSKSSNKAPITRHFAPNLVSKQNMSSNSESDQTDTDSCNVTGPQKPVAQTSAFQQMKNFDVKSFSTKTDNHGKKIITPSRNIPPVIKSSDTDNDFPTTDFNNEEEMNDLNRTDGKSAVAASTPVFPVGVGRKPASTLGQPSYQGEVQNTPTTQPRMSAVSASVPVLRKKVYNDGSNNTPAGLHDDSGEVTLQEYDANKSRPSYGNQKQNGLQRTDDSIKAKNAASGSKTKDIEKQKSEVTRPQIRIPSSLSDTIEDDLLFDAPSMDQRNWTPRTPSENSGTQPRIPQDPSLQPEIPAVLPAKSTELTTFSQSPRWHLNKNQNPVTPPQPQQGFRPDPVRTIPKTNSERNDGSVRPSSAKDNSSGKTPFHVVPKQKSSYFPNSSNTAVSSGRSEAKQQPCLNIQQAEAGKEPISANWFDTPADFETHLAKCSGQRHFNSSDVSDADSLSQHSDKTPVRSERSNRVTTARDDEYMHLPRNLDKNQSSHSDSGIVSVASDSALHSRATQHRPLTKQEKETTNYQNSDFSQPGYFSDQAGRNVFQSVKSRVVHSPVNTRQTNNSSPVIKDYVSHSPVPGQDSYCRDKRDRTLSDSAIDAAAGNGALTTEKLQAGACFSPIHPQPLTTNKQTKATAVLSKDIVHPTPVSRHSSASDRPGSQKSDSDSSETLDLKSQLISSHEDQLATVTSLCKQEMKLLLGAKAGNKSFGDYMEKVSEVLTEKMAAIQLLQDQIMAYQLSTQDASL